A genomic window from Candidatus Eremiobacteraceae bacterium includes:
- a CDS encoding kelch repeat-containing protein, whose protein sequence is MTQRIFAMVAAAAFGALVIGQTSLARSSHYATDPTPAPSSAATPMPSAAPEQTAAPASSPAPASTTAATATPDDYVLRPDLNNGRWVEGPTLPSPRQNAAVAVLNGRIYLIGGFGSDLRQHDTTFVLQPPLVTSTPIPEFQGGPIPTNVGTWQTAAPVPESVDNAAAASYLGYIYLAGGRIENKVTNKAWRYDPVDDRWAELRSMPVPRHGATLQAMDGKLYLIGGAASHGNDDTSIEVFDIAHNSWSLIQNALGNARIGVASTVTQGKIAVLGGMTREGAFLSSTDYYEPQRNRWSSATNMRTARANFGLTIVENRLVAIGGITPPPTPDEEPAPTQTMEISAGYGSGWMTGPWMPFPRQGMAVAALGDVIYIMGGSPWYGVGPIADVRRYVSPLIKVRFGARAH, encoded by the coding sequence ATGACGCAACGGATTTTTGCGATGGTTGCCGCCGCGGCGTTCGGCGCGCTCGTCATAGGGCAAACATCGCTTGCCCGCTCGTCGCATTATGCGACTGATCCAACCCCAGCGCCGTCGTCGGCAGCCACGCCCATGCCGTCTGCCGCGCCGGAGCAAACCGCCGCTCCTGCATCGTCACCAGCGCCGGCTTCGACGACCGCGGCCACGGCGACGCCCGACGACTATGTGCTCAGACCGGATCTCAACAACGGCCGCTGGGTCGAGGGACCCACGTTGCCGTCGCCGCGCCAGAACGCGGCCGTTGCCGTGCTGAACGGCCGGATCTATCTCATCGGCGGCTTCGGTTCCGATTTGCGGCAGCACGATACAACTTTCGTTCTTCAGCCGCCTCTGGTCACGAGCACGCCGATTCCGGAATTTCAAGGCGGTCCGATTCCCACGAATGTCGGTACGTGGCAGACAGCGGCGCCAGTACCGGAAAGCGTGGACAACGCCGCCGCCGCCAGTTACCTCGGCTATATCTATCTCGCCGGCGGCCGCATCGAAAACAAAGTCACGAACAAGGCGTGGCGCTACGATCCGGTCGACGACCGCTGGGCGGAGCTGCGCTCGATGCCCGTTCCGCGCCACGGCGCGACTCTGCAGGCGATGGACGGCAAGCTCTACCTCATCGGCGGCGCCGCATCGCACGGCAACGATGACACCTCGATCGAGGTCTTCGACATCGCGCACAACAGTTGGAGCCTCATCCAGAACGCGCTTGGCAATGCGCGCATCGGCGTCGCGTCGACTGTGACCCAAGGGAAGATCGCGGTCCTCGGCGGCATGACGCGCGAAGGCGCATTTCTCTCGTCAACCGACTACTACGAACCGCAGCGCAATCGATGGTCGAGCGCCACGAATATGCGCACTGCCCGCGCGAACTTCGGACTTACGATCGTCGAGAACCGGCTCGTCGCGATCGGCGGCATCACCCCGCCGCCAACTCCCGACGAGGAACCGGCGCCAACGCAGACTATGGAGATCTCCGCGGGCTACGGCAGCGGTTGGATGACCGGACCGTGGATGCCGTTTCCGCGGCAAGGCATGGCGGTCGCGGCGCTCGGCGACGTCATCTATATCATGGGCGGTTCGCCCTGGTATGGCGTCGGGCCGATCGCCGACGTCCGCCGCTACGTGAGCCCGCTGATCAAAGTCCGCTTCGGCGCTCGCGCGCACTGA
- a CDS encoding thioesterase family protein produces MKRFAIEDRVRWSDIDAAGVIFYGAYVRFFEIAESELFRAAGMSLGDLYNSFDCWLPRVRYSCEFRAPARLDDVLRISAWFKRLGARSMTLGFEVEKQDGVRVADCEIVLACVSRATFRAMPLPDALRAALAPFSD; encoded by the coding sequence ATGAAGCGCTTTGCGATCGAGGATCGCGTGCGCTGGAGCGACATCGACGCCGCCGGAGTGATCTTCTACGGCGCGTATGTCAGGTTCTTCGAGATCGCGGAAAGCGAATTGTTCCGCGCCGCCGGGATGTCGCTCGGCGATCTGTACAACAGTTTCGATTGCTGGCTGCCGAGGGTGCGTTACTCGTGCGAATTTCGCGCGCCGGCGCGGCTCGACGACGTGCTTCGAATTTCCGCGTGGTTCAAGCGCCTAGGCGCGCGTTCGATGACCTTGGGTTTCGAGGTGGAGAAGCAGGACGGCGTGCGCGTTGCGGACTGTGAGATTGTGCTCGCATGCGTCAGCCGCGCGACGTTCCGCGCGATGCCGCTGCCCGATGCGCTCCGCGCCGCGCTTGCGCCGTTTAGTGATTGA
- a CDS encoding DUF5069 domain-containing protein, translating into MDLTKEFPRGPRERLAGLNMLARTIDKARAKQAGSLGPYIFDCSMDRRLFEALRTDGEEFFAVVAETEDDDARVVSWLSRTGHMPTGAVLDALNADIDGWAPKNEDSRARFERQRDEIAPGRRDVQTWTDLIDLEEGRLKAR; encoded by the coding sequence ATGGATCTTACCAAGGAGTTCCCGCGCGGCCCGCGCGAGAGGCTCGCGGGATTGAACATGCTCGCGCGCACGATCGACAAGGCGCGCGCAAAACAGGCCGGCTCGCTCGGGCCGTATATATTCGACTGCTCGATGGATCGCCGCCTCTTCGAAGCGCTCCGCACGGACGGCGAGGAGTTCTTCGCCGTCGTCGCCGAGACAGAGGACGACGACGCGCGAGTCGTCTCATGGCTTTCGCGCACAGGCCACATGCCTACCGGCGCCGTGCTCGATGCGCTCAACGCGGACATCGACGGCTGGGCGCCGAAAAACGAAGATTCGCGCGCGCGCTTCGAACGGCAACGCGACGAGATCGCACCGGGAAGGCGCGATGTGCAGACCTGGACTGATCTCATCGACCTGGAGGAAGGCCGGCTCAAAGCGAGATGA
- a CDS encoding ATP-binding cassette domain-containing protein, producing the protein MIIRAEHLTKQFKTLRRKDGAWAALANLFSRDYETKVAVSDVSFDVAEGEIIGYIGPNGAGKSTTIKMLTGILVPSSGTCTVNGIVPWKDRQGNGRQIGVVFGQRTQLYWDLPLIESFRLLRAIYGVPESVYDRNLAEFTEILGLDEFIRTPVRQLSLGQRMRGDFAAAMLHEPKVVFLDEPTIGLDVVAKEAIRRFIQRVNRDRGTTILLTTHDLNDIEKLCERIVLIDHGQKLYDGSIDGIRDRFGRKRVLTVELTSDCANIRVDMPGSKVVSRDGPRMTIEFDRDVVRAEQLITALAAQCELKDITIAEPELETIIRQIYQGGADVMKAGLSPTLAVT; encoded by the coding sequence ATGATCATCCGCGCGGAGCACCTGACCAAACAATTCAAGACCTTGCGCCGCAAAGACGGCGCGTGGGCCGCGCTTGCCAATCTCTTCTCGCGCGATTATGAGACCAAGGTCGCGGTCTCCGACGTATCGTTCGACGTCGCCGAGGGTGAGATCATCGGCTACATCGGTCCGAACGGTGCCGGCAAGTCCACCACCATCAAGATGCTGACCGGCATTCTCGTGCCCTCGAGCGGCACATGCACGGTGAACGGCATCGTGCCTTGGAAAGACCGCCAAGGGAATGGCCGGCAGATCGGCGTCGTCTTCGGTCAACGCACGCAACTGTATTGGGACCTGCCGCTCATCGAATCGTTCCGGCTGCTGCGCGCGATATACGGTGTGCCGGAATCCGTCTACGATCGAAATCTGGCCGAGTTCACGGAGATACTCGGCCTGGACGAGTTCATCCGCACGCCCGTCCGTCAGCTGAGCCTTGGGCAGCGCATGCGGGGCGACTTCGCCGCCGCGATGCTGCACGAACCAAAAGTCGTTTTCCTCGACGAGCCGACGATCGGACTCGACGTCGTGGCCAAGGAGGCGATACGCCGCTTCATCCAGCGCGTCAATCGCGATCGCGGCACGACGATCCTTTTGACGACCCACGATCTGAACGACATTGAAAAACTGTGCGAGCGCATCGTGCTGATCGATCACGGTCAGAAGCTCTACGATGGAAGCATCGACGGCATTCGCGATCGTTTCGGCCGGAAGCGCGTGCTCACCGTCGAACTCACCAGCGATTGCGCGAACATCCGCGTGGACATGCCGGGGTCGAAAGTGGTCTCGCGCGACGGCCCGCGCATGACGATCGAGTTCGACCGCGATGTCGTCCGCGCCGAACAGCTGATCACCGCCCTCGCAGCGCAATGCGAACTTAAGGATATCACGATCGCCGAGCCGGAGCTCGAGACGATCATCCGGCAGATCTATCAGGGTGGTGCAGACGTAATGAAGGCGGGTTTGAGCCCGACGCTGGCGGTGACATGA
- a CDS encoding ABC-2 family transporter protein — translation MASRAATAGDYWRAYREFWRLNFLTLIEYKGNFFIWLLFSFVYHGVAIGAIWVTMTRFPSMMGWTYQEVFFLYTLFMLGHTLNNTLFFTVGNVPELIREGTFDRYLVRPLNPLFQVLSAPGQIWPDELALALVFFAIAQAVVHLQWSIATVGLLFAAMIGGAFIDFAVQLVVATLAFWFIRLDALRWVVMSLENDFTRYPLSIYTRSVRIVLGYVFPFAFMNYFPATALLHKTAEATYALNPLLGWLTPVVGAVWFGAAYLFWRRGLDHHQSTGS, via the coding sequence GTGGCTAGCCGCGCAGCAACCGCCGGCGACTACTGGCGCGCGTATCGAGAGTTCTGGCGCCTCAACTTCCTGACGCTCATCGAATACAAGGGGAACTTCTTCATCTGGCTCTTGTTCAGCTTCGTCTACCACGGCGTCGCGATCGGCGCGATCTGGGTGACGATGACGCGCTTTCCCTCCATGATGGGCTGGACGTATCAGGAAGTGTTCTTCCTCTACACACTGTTCATGCTCGGGCATACGCTGAACAACACGCTGTTCTTCACGGTCGGCAACGTGCCGGAGCTGATACGCGAGGGCACGTTCGATCGCTACCTCGTGCGACCGCTCAACCCGCTTTTCCAAGTGCTGTCCGCGCCGGGGCAGATCTGGCCAGACGAGCTAGCGCTCGCGCTCGTCTTCTTCGCGATAGCCCAAGCCGTCGTGCACCTGCAATGGTCGATCGCGACCGTCGGGTTGCTGTTCGCCGCGATGATCGGCGGCGCGTTCATCGACTTCGCCGTTCAGCTGGTGGTGGCGACGCTCGCGTTCTGGTTCATTCGGCTCGACGCGCTGCGTTGGGTCGTGATGTCGCTCGAAAACGATTTCACGCGCTATCCGCTCTCGATTTATACGCGCAGCGTACGCATCGTTTTGGGCTATGTCTTCCCGTTCGCATTCATGAACTATTTCCCGGCGACGGCGCTCTTGCACAAGACCGCCGAGGCCACGTACGCGCTCAATCCGCTGCTCGGCTGGTTGACGCCGGTGGTAGGAGCAGTATGGTTCGGTGCCGCGTACCTATTCTGGAGACGCGGACTGGACCATCATCAGAGCACAGGATCATAG
- a CDS encoding DUF4870 domain-containing protein encodes MSRTLDAIGGYIEIVDSGIASQDRTWAVVAHLAALTGHLIPFGSLVGPLVIWLVKRDESAFVNEHGKEAVNFQLSTFCYGVLYFAVGLGVVIEAGVHSANIAVLPVSLYWVIALGMLLWLSWTVCVIVGAVTAAGGKPFRYPLSIRFIS; translated from the coding sequence GTGTCGAGAACGCTCGATGCGATAGGCGGTTACATCGAGATCGTGGACTCAGGCATAGCTTCTCAAGACCGGACGTGGGCCGTCGTCGCGCATCTCGCCGCGCTGACCGGGCATCTGATCCCATTCGGCAGCCTCGTCGGACCGCTCGTCATCTGGCTCGTCAAACGCGACGAATCGGCTTTCGTCAACGAGCACGGCAAAGAAGCCGTCAATTTTCAACTGAGCACGTTCTGCTACGGCGTTCTCTACTTCGCGGTCGGCCTTGGCGTCGTCATAGAAGCCGGAGTTCACTCGGCTAACATCGCGGTTCTCCCGGTCTCTCTCTACTGGGTTATCGCGCTGGGGATGCTCTTGTGGCTGAGTTGGACGGTCTGCGTCATCGTCGGCGCCGTGACGGCGGCCGGCGGAAAGCCGTTCCGGTATCCCTTATCGATTCGTTTCATCTCGTAG
- a CDS encoding ABC-2 family transporter protein, which translates to MAAGAYVEFARRAFNRESVYRVQVFTRIGSILLRVFLMATLWTALYRTNGQQAGITLPGMITYVTLALVIGLIYNVDGAYVIREKIREGSIAIDLMRPISVPLYVFADTIGQTLFSVVQIIPALLLSLLIVRIQPPVNLVAAGAFLVSICLGFLLNYFIDLIMATITFWTMEIFGVQIMVQFIVSLLSGALVPLTLFPQGPLQRIVLALPFAGLYNDPISMYIGLISGPAIMQHLAMQVIWVAVFGAFATLLWRIGERRVVVQGG; encoded by the coding sequence ATGGCGGCGGGCGCCTACGTCGAATTTGCGCGACGCGCGTTCAACCGCGAGAGCGTCTACCGCGTCCAGGTGTTCACGCGCATCGGTTCCATCTTGCTGCGCGTCTTTCTCATGGCGACGCTCTGGACTGCGCTCTACCGCACGAACGGGCAGCAGGCCGGCATCACGCTGCCCGGCATGATCACCTACGTCACGCTCGCGCTCGTCATCGGTCTCATCTACAACGTGGACGGCGCATACGTCATCCGCGAGAAGATCCGCGAGGGGTCGATAGCGATCGATCTGATGCGTCCGATCAGCGTGCCGCTCTATGTCTTCGCCGACACCATCGGTCAGACGCTGTTTTCGGTCGTCCAGATCATTCCCGCATTGCTGTTATCATTGCTGATCGTCCGCATTCAGCCGCCCGTGAACCTTGTGGCGGCCGGCGCCTTTCTCGTCAGCATCTGCCTCGGATTCTTGCTCAATTATTTCATCGATCTCATCATGGCCACGATCACGTTTTGGACCATGGAGATCTTCGGCGTCCAGATCATGGTGCAGTTCATCGTCTCGCTGCTTTCAGGCGCGCTCGTTCCCCTGACGCTCTTCCCGCAAGGCCCGCTGCAGCGCATCGTGCTCGCGTTGCCGTTCGCCGGACTCTACAACGATCCGATCTCGATGTACATCGGGCTCATCTCCGGGCCGGCGATCATGCAGCATCTCGCGATGCAGGTTATCTGGGTCGCCGTCTTCGGCGCGTTCGCGACGCTGCTCTGGCGCATCGGCGAGCGTCGCGTGGTGGTGCAGGGTGGCTAG